In the Trueperaceae bacterium genome, one interval contains:
- a CDS encoding MazG nucleotide pyrophosphohydrolase domain-containing protein gives MERLLDVLRALRAPDGCPWDRAQTHDSLRPQLLEEAAEAVDALGSGDDAAVVEELGDVLLHVGFHAVLGEESGRFDADAILDALVAKLVRRHPHVFGDERATDAADVEATWARVKAEERGGAPRDPLDAVPASLPALARGAGLADALGWAPDDDAVARAGAGADDDATLAGALLALAIRASRRGVDPEVLLRDALRERAARHDGAGGAGAAAGS, from the coding sequence ATGGAGCGGCTTCTGGACGTCCTGCGCGCCCTTCGGGCCCCCGACGGGTGCCCGTGGGACCGGGCGCAGACGCACGACAGCCTCCGGCCGCAGCTGCTCGAGGAGGCCGCCGAAGCGGTCGACGCCCTCGGGAGCGGCGACGACGCCGCCGTCGTCGAGGAGCTCGGGGACGTGCTGCTGCACGTCGGCTTCCACGCCGTGCTCGGGGAGGAGTCCGGCCGGTTCGACGCCGACGCCATTCTGGACGCCCTCGTCGCGAAGTTGGTGCGGCGCCACCCGCACGTGTTCGGGGACGAACGCGCGACCGACGCCGCGGACGTCGAGGCGACGTGGGCGCGGGTGAAGGCCGAGGAGCGCGGCGGCGCCCCCCGCGATCCCCTCGACGCCGTCCCGGCGAGCCTCCCCGCCCTCGCGCGCGGCGCCGGCCTCGCCGACGCCCTCGGGTGGGCGCCGGACGACGACGCCGTGGCGCGGGCCGGCGCCGGCGCGGACGACGACGCCACCCTCGCGGGGGCGTTGCTGGCGCTCGCGATCCGCGCGAGCCGGCGCGGCGTCGATCCGGAGGTGTTGCTGCGCGACGCCCTCCGCGAGCGGGCCGCCCGCCACGACGGTGCGGGCGGCGCCGGTGCGGCGGCGGGGTCGTGA
- a CDS encoding polyphenol oxidase family protein: MPAAPPDALAPLRLPAFPAPHGFTTRAGGVGVGRYATLNLGTHVGDDADVVAENRRRALRAAEADPARTAHARQVHGATVLDAADAADGVREGDALVATRPGWTVVVTVADCVPVLLSTPDARAVAAVHAGWRGLVAGVVDAAVAALAARSGVGPEALHAAVGPHAGAGAWAADRPGYQVGPEVVAAYADAGFPDAVARPDPRAAGRFEVSLEAATRAALARAGVRPDRVAVGPWDTLADAERFFSHRREGGSTGRHWAWVRTVDAAGGW, translated from the coding sequence ACGCCCTCGCGCCGCTGCGCCTCCCGGCGTTCCCCGCCCCGCACGGCTTCACCACCCGCGCGGGCGGCGTCGGCGTCGGTCGGTACGCCACCCTGAACCTCGGGACGCACGTCGGGGACGACGCGGACGTCGTGGCGGAGAACCGCCGGCGGGCGCTCCGGGCGGCCGAGGCCGACCCGGCGCGCACCGCGCACGCGCGGCAGGTGCACGGCGCCACGGTGCTGGACGCCGCCGACGCCGCGGACGGCGTGCGTGAGGGCGACGCCCTGGTCGCCACGCGCCCCGGCTGGACGGTGGTCGTGACGGTCGCCGACTGCGTCCCGGTGCTGCTCTCGACGCCCGATGCGCGGGCGGTCGCCGCCGTCCACGCCGGCTGGCGGGGGCTCGTCGCCGGCGTCGTGGACGCCGCCGTCGCCGCCCTCGCCGCGCGCAGCGGGGTCGGTCCGGAGGCGCTGCACGCCGCCGTCGGGCCGCACGCCGGCGCCGGCGCGTGGGCGGCCGACCGCCCCGGCTACCAGGTCGGGCCGGAGGTCGTCGCCGCCTACGCCGACGCCGGCTTCCCCGACGCCGTCGCGCGGCCCGACCCGCGCGCCGCCGGCCGGTTCGAGGTGTCGCTGGAGGCGGCGACCCGCGCCGCGCTGGCGCGGGCCGGCGTCCGACCGGACCGGGTCGCGGTCGGCCCGTGGGACACGTTGGCGGACGCCGAACGGTTCTTCTCGCACCGGCGCGAGGGCGGTTCGACCGGCCGGCACTGGGCGTGGGTGCGGACCGTGGACGCCGCCGGCGGCTGGTAG